The following is a genomic window from Arthrobacter sp. NicSoilB4.
CTGGTGCTGCGGGTCGGACTGCACGGCGCGGGTGAACTTCAGGATCTCCACGTAGACTTTGTCGCCCACGAGCCCGTCGACGAACGACGGCACCCAGGTCGGGGAACGGTCCGTGACCAGCCGGTTGACCGTCTCCTGGTTGTCCCGCACCCAGTCCACCGTGCGGTCCACGAGCACGTCGACCAGCGCGTGGTGGTGCCCGTCTTCGAAGATCCGCTGAGCGACTCTGCCCACCGGAGGACCCCACGGCGGGGTGAGGAGATGCTTGCGGACCATGCCCTCGATCACGGCCTGGACGTCGTCGTCGTTGAGGACGGTGAAGGCGCCGCGGATGACGGCGGCGCCTTCCTTGGCGACCCGCTCGGCGCCGCCGGGCCCGGACAGCCAGGCGCCGGCCTTGCGGGCGATGTCAACGGAGGCCAGCTTTTCGTGGACCACCTGTTCGGAGAGGAAATTGGTTTCCACGAATTCGCCCAGCGAGGCGCCGATCTGGTCCTTGCGCTGCGGAATGATGGCGGTGTGCGGGATCTTGATGCCCATCGGGTACTTGAACAGGGCTGTCACGGCAAACCAGTCGGCGAGGGCGCCTACCATGCCGCCTTCGGCCGCCGCGCGCACGTATTCCAGCCAGGGGTACTGCTTCTGCAAGGCGAAGGCGACCACAAAGATGACGGCCATCAGGATCAGCAGCGAGAGCGCCAGCAGCTTCATTTTCCGCAGCGCGGACGCCTTCTCGGCGTCCATGGCGGCCAGCGTCTGGCGGCGCGCGGAAGCGCCGGCCGCGGCCTCCCCGGCGCCAGCGGGGCCCTTCGGACGGGTACTTGGCTCAGTGTTCACCTGCATGTGCCCAGCCTAGCCCCGCTTTGGCAGGGGTTGTCCGCTAACGTGTCAGCATGACGACTGACGAGTCCACCGCAGCCCGTCCGCTGGTCTACGCCCACCGCGGCGCGAGCGAGGCCTTCGCAGAGCACACCCGGGCCGCGTACCTGCAGGCGATCGCCGACGGCGCCGACGGCGTGGAGTGCGACATCCACCTCACCCGCGACCAGCATGCGGTGCTGCTGCACGACGCCACCCTGGACCGCACCTCGGACGGTACGGGCCCCGTGGCTGACCGGACGCTCCACGAGCTCCGGCAGCTGGACTTCTCCTCCTGGAAGGGAGCCAGGATCCCGGACGAATACGGCGGCAGGTCCACCCAGTTCCTGACCCTCCCTGAGCTGCTGGCGCTGCTGCGGAACGCCGCCCGGGAGATCGGCCTGGCGATTGAGTTCAAACACCCCAGCCCCTTCCAGCTCAAGCTGGAGGACCGGGTCCTGGAGGTCCTCTTGTCCGCAGGCTGGGACCCGGCGACGTCCCGGCTGGGGAACATCAACGTGTCCTTCATGAGCTTCAGCCCGGATTCGGTGAAGCACCTGCTGAAGGCGGTGCCGGCTTCCGCCGTGTGCCAGCTCGTGGACGACGTCAACGTCGAGGAAATCCGGGAGGAGCTAGGCCTGGGAGCGATCACCGGCGGTGCACTGGCGAACGTGATGAGGGCTGCGCAAACCGAAGCCGAGCGGATTTTGGACGACTGCGAAACCGGGCTCGCCGGACCGGGCATCGACTACGTCCGTGAGCATTCCCGGACCATCCGGCGCTGGCTCGGCTCGGGCCGCCGCTTCCGGGTGTGGACCGTCGATTCGGAAAACGACGTCGCGCTCTGCCAGGGGCTCGGGATCCACGAGATCACTACTAACCGGCCCGCGCAGGTCCTCGCCCAGCTGTCGGCCGGCGCCCGGAGCCTCTAACCCGGCCGCGTCCGGGACCAGGCAACAGGCTAAGCCGCGAATTGGAGCCACGCTGCCATAGGGTCCACGAGTAGTTCCTGTTGGGGATCCGGGCCGGGATCCGGCGCAGGGCCAGTACCCCGTTCGACGGCAGGTTCTCGTTTAGTGGCAGGCCAGCGTCCAGGTCAGCATCCGAGGGGGGTGCCCAGCCCGGGAGTCCGTTCGTTGCGAAAATTCGGGGTGGCCAGTGGGGTGGTTCCCAGTCCTGGTGTTCGCTCGGGTAGTGCCGGCCTGAGGGCGAGATCCATCCCGGCGGGTCGTTCATGGTGGCGCCGGCTGGTGTCCAGGCGGAGCGGTGTTTGAGGCGGTGGTGTTTGCGGCAGGGCTGGCCCAGATTGGCGATCCCGGTGGTGCCGCCGTCGGCCCAGGCCAGGAGGTGGTCGGCTTCGTTGTCGAGGGAGGAGCTGTTGCAGCCGGGGAACGGGCATTTGCCGTCACGGAGGCGGAGCCACTGGCGCTGGACCTTCGTCGGGCGGTAGCTGCTCCGGCCGATCTCCAGCGGTGCGCCGTCGCGGGGGTCGGTCAGGACCCGGTGGAACGAGTCGGCGCCGCCGGCGATCAGGCGGCGGGCCATGGACGGCGGGATCGGCCCGTACCCGTCCAGCATCGCCGGTTCGTCACTGGCGCCCAGCAGGGACATCACCGGGACGGTGATCAGGACCTGCGCCCGCGGGACCGGCACATCCCCGACCAGGCCAACCATCCCGGTCCCGCCGCCAGCGATCCCGTCCGGAGTCCCCGGGCCGGCGCTTGCGGTCCCGTTGCCGGTGAGGAGCAGGGCCGCGGCGATGTCGGCGCGGAGCTGGGTCAGGGTCCGGGCCTCGTCCGGGCCCTGGAGGG
Proteins encoded in this region:
- a CDS encoding DUF445 domain-containing protein, with product MQVNTEPSTRPKGPAGAGEAAAGASARRQTLAAMDAEKASALRKMKLLALSLLILMAVIFVVAFALQKQYPWLEYVRAAAEGGMVGALADWFAVTALFKYPMGIKIPHTAIIPQRKDQIGASLGEFVETNFLSEQVVHEKLASVDIARKAGAWLSGPGGAERVAKEGAAVIRGAFTVLNDDDVQAVIEGMVRKHLLTPPWGPPVGRVAQRIFEDGHHHALVDVLVDRTVDWVRDNQETVNRLVTDRSPTWVPSFVDGLVGDKVYVEILKFTRAVQSDPQHQVRLSIDKYLKDLAQDLQHDPVMIARAEGIKAQVLGDPEIRELASRTWGTIKAALLSAVDDPDSELTVRFKAAVHDFGTRLVVDPELAGKVNKWIGDAAGYLVRTYRSDIAGVITDTVARWDAEETSQKIELQIGKDLQFIRINGTVVGALAGLAIFTVAHLAFG
- a CDS encoding glycerophosphodiester phosphodiesterase family protein; translated protein: MTTDESTAARPLVYAHRGASEAFAEHTRAAYLQAIADGADGVECDIHLTRDQHAVLLHDATLDRTSDGTGPVADRTLHELRQLDFSSWKGARIPDEYGGRSTQFLTLPELLALLRNAAREIGLAIEFKHPSPFQLKLEDRVLEVLLSAGWDPATSRLGNINVSFMSFSPDSVKHLLKAVPASAVCQLVDDVNVEEIREELGLGAITGGALANVMRAAQTEAERILDDCETGLAGPGIDYVREHSRTIRRWLGSGRRFRVWTVDSENDVALCQGLGIHEITTNRPAQVLAQLSAGARSL